A genome region from Triticum aestivum cultivar Chinese Spring chromosome 2B, IWGSC CS RefSeq v2.1, whole genome shotgun sequence includes the following:
- the LOC123041640 gene encoding transcription factor MYB17 has protein sequence MGRTPCCESRQGLKKGPWTPEEDKLLVDYVQANAPGNWRMLPKLAGLNRCGKSCRLRWTNYLRPDIKRGPFTPEEHKSILQLHAIVGNKWSMIAAQLPGRTDNEIKNYWNTNLKKQLRQAALVGEQHPALASPGASVGAGCLAARHTAQWETARLEAEARLSMLSTSAATTSVTASSSSSTAAAGGEHGADAPSDVFLRLWNSEVGDTFRRKSAGSAPREGSAPREGAQPAAAPLPPPGDDSSAASNVTTAVTAEEYQVFLDMAAEELGLFHGGFSLYPPADGLFAEFQ, from the exons ATGGGGAGGACGCCCTGCTGCGAGAGCAGGCAGGGGCTCAAGAAAGGGCCGTGGACGCCGGAGGAGGACAAGCTCCTCGTCGACTACGTCCAGGCCAACGCCCCCGGCAACTGGCGCATGCTCCCCAAGCTCGCCG GGTTGAACCGGTGCGGCAAGAGCTGCCGGCTGCGGTGGACGAACTACCTCCGGCCGGACATCAAGCGCGGGCCCTTCACCCCCGAGGAGCACAAGTCCATCCTCCAGCTCCACGCCATTGTCGGCAACAA GTGGTCCATGATCGCGGCGCAGCTGCCGGGCCGGACGGACAACGAGATCAAGAACTACTGGAACACCAACCTCAAGAAGCAGCTCCGCCAGGCGGCGCTCGTCGGCGAGCAGCACCCCGCCCTGGCCAGCCCAGGCGCCTCTGTCGGCGCCGGCTGCCTCGCCGCGCGCCACACGGCCCAGTGGGAGACCgcccgcctcgaggccgaggcgcgCCTCTCCATGCTCTCCACCTCCGCCGCGACCACCAGCGTGactgcctcctcgtcctcctccaccgccgcggccGGGGGCGAGCACGGGGCCGACGCGCCGTCCGACGTCTTCCTGCGCCTCTGGAACTCCGAGGTCGGGGACACATTCCGCCGCAAGTCGGCGGGCTCGGCACCGCGCGAAGGGTCGGCGCCACGTGAAGGGGCGCAGCCAGCAGCGGCACCGTTGCCCCCGCCCGGGGACGACTCGTCGGCAGCGTCCAACGTGACGACGGCCGTGACGGCGGAGGAGTACCAGGTGTTCCTGGACATGGCGGCCGAGGAGCTGGGCCTGTTCCACGGCGGGTTCTCGCTGTACCCGCCGGCGGACGGCCTGTTCGCCGAGTTCCAGTGA